Sequence from the Helianthus annuus cultivar XRQ/B chromosome 13, HanXRQr2.0-SUNRISE, whole genome shotgun sequence genome:
TAGGATTTCCTATCACACCCGAGGAGTTAGCACAACTGATCGCTCAGCACGTTAACACTGCTTTGGAACAACGAGAAGTTAACCGGGCTGCGGGACATGGACATGGATGCAATGAGAAGGTGCATAGTTTTGGAGATGCGCCGTCCAAAACCCCACCCAGTAGAATATTGATTGGAAATGTTTTGTAAGTTTCCTATGATATAATATAATCTAAGAGTAATCTTGATTTTTCATTAACTTGGTGAACAATACATAGAGTACAAACAAAACATTACAGGATCCTTACCCGTGATCATTTACTGGTGTCTTGCGTGATGAAGAAGCAACGCCATATGAGAAGATAGGTTGTCACATCAGTTTGACTATTAGGGTCATCCAGCATCTCGAACATAGGGATGGAGACTAGAAAACGTAAGAAAGAGAATTTAAGGAAGAATTACGAGAAAAAGGACAAGAAGAAACGCAAACCTTATGAAGTAGTTACGGTCAACACTAGTGGATCTAGAAAGAAGGtggttaaaaaggaaaaaaaagttTGGTGAAGAAAACCCCAATCAATGAACGAAAGAAATGTAACAGATGTGGCCGAGCCGGACATGAAACCCTTGAGTGCTATGCTAAAAGAACCATAGATGCAGTCGAACTTGTAGGATGTTTCAGATGTGGAAAGCATGGACATCTCAAACGGGACTGCCCTGAATCAGAGGGTCATAATGTCAAAAGTAAAGCATGGGAGTTAAATGCTAGGAAGACTTGGGTTGATCCTTCACTCGTCACCGGTATGTTCATGGTCATTAATTATTGATGTCCATGACATTATCGCCTAGTGCCATCTTAGGGGGTGAGATAAGACTTAGAAACCATTAGGTCATGAGTTTGATTCtcacaagggggggggggtttctcaCATTTATAGGTTTCCTCGTGAATTGATGTATAAGCATTATAGCCTAGTGAAAATGGATATGATCGGATGATTCCGTTAATGACGCGATGATACTCAAGTGGCCAGTTAGTGATCCAAATATGCCGTTAAAAAAATTAATCATTGAATTTTggaattaattaaaaaaaagacaCATGTGCAATGGGGATATATATTTTCTACAACATGGCCAATAAAGGGATGATACATGGTCGAATAATTAAATAATGACATGTCACCATATTGAAAATTGCACCGAATTTTGCATAAATAGTCAAGATTTTTCCCCCTCAATAATATAGCAACCTACGAAACATACGCCTGGATTGGTAATTTTATGCCGACTATGGTCCTTATTCTGTTTGAAAGTCTAGCGGTGACTAAGGCTAAAGCTCCATGGTTTgtatggattaaaccatggcaactaTGGTTCTCCTTCCCATTTTTCAAGAACTCATTTCATTTTTCTTTAgataaagataaattaaaataaataagaggCTAGTGGTttaggtcatgaccacacccttagggtagaggttttggatggtggattagaggtgTGTGACATGACACTGacgtggagggtcatggtggtaatgagggtcatgaccacaccctatggCCTAATAGGAGTCGGGGCTGCATGTCTGTTGACACCTATGTTTTAATCACTACACTAAATTCGTCATTGACGGGACTTAAACATTTGATTTCAATGAAAGCAACACCTTACATTCAATGACTTTACCAATGAAACCTAACTCCCATCCCTTTATTCATTATGTGTATaatataactaggttataacccgtggtACCCACGGGTTGGTTTATTTTAAggatattattatttatttattattatttgtagGGATTTTTCATAAAATTTAAGATGACATACATACATTGATTCAATTCAATGTTAAACGTATATTATCATTGAAATATTTGTCCATAGATATTGCAAAAATTTGATAATATATCTTTGTAAAGTacatttgtatttttttagtaaCCTACAAATCATTGTATAATATTTACATCATAACCCTTGCATTCTTTTGACTCCTCAAAGTGCAACATTTAGTTGTCGGTGTGTAAAATCAAGCGTTTTTAGAAACAACCCAACATTCGATATCGAATGTCACTTTGTTTTGTTTATAGTACTTGCGGATAACATTCGAATATAATGTAAAAAAATATCTTCATAACTAAATATCtagtatattaaaaaaaaactgaaatttaaattacatcACAAGTTACAAAATATCTCCTTGTAAACCATGTTTGATGTCTGCTTCGAAGGTTTACCATCAGCATCAAACGCTAAAATTTTGACACCTTCTCTTGTCTTCACTCTCGATAAAGCGACGTGCAACTGGCCAAGACTAAAAACTGGATCCTTTAAATATAGCCCAACTTTGGATAAAGACTGCCCTTGACTTTTGTTAATCGTCATAGCAAAACATACTGATAACGGAAATTTCTTTCTTTGAAATTGAAAAGGTATCTTCTTGTCAGAAGGAATCATTGAAATCCTTGGAATATAAACTCTAGTGCCAATATTACCGCCTGATATTACTTCAGCTTCAATAACTCGTTTACCGAGAAAGGTTATTTGAAGTCTAATTCCATTACATAGACCATTTTGTTGATCAATGTTTCGAAGAAGCATTACAGGAACACCAACTTTTAGAACCAACCTATGATTAGGTAAACCGACTATTTTAAGAGCATTCAAATTATCAGTAGAATACAGATCTTGTTGGAAAGAATCAAGTACTTGCTCAGTTTGACAGATACTGTCAGAGCTCAAATACTCTTTTTCTTCACCCGGAAATAACGAAAGTAAACGATCATTAATTTCATGAACAACTTCATTTTTTGGTGCTAAAATAGCTCTCTCAGAAAAGAATCcatgatttttgtaattttctaaaATTGAAGGATAAACAAAGTCGATTAAACTTTGTATTGGATCGTCCGAATCGGTGATTGCTAAGTCTTCCGGTATCTCTAtaagtgcttcaccatcattttctGAACCAACATTTCCTTCACCAATATCAAGTAGCCATCTTACAAATTTCTCAATAGACTCAATGTTAGATGTTTGAGCTCCAACTGTCAACCTcatgtttttttattaattttaaaacCTTGCATTCTGACCATATATATGAAGAACTCAAAGAAGCATTGACAATTTGTTGTCTTGTACCATCAGGAATGACCAGGAGGATCTGTCTAAAGTCCCCACCAAAAACAATAACTTTACCCCCAAATAGTAGTTCAGAATGGTTACCCATAGAAGAAGATAAAACGTCTTTCATTGTTCGATCTAGTGCCTCAAAAGCATGCTTGTGGACCATAGGGGCTTCGTCCCATATAATCAACTTTGCCTCTTTTAGTAGGTTAGCAACATCAACGTTTGGCTTAATGTGGCACATGGAGTCTTCTGTCAAGTTTATGGGGATTTTAAACCTAGAATGTGTTGTCCTTCCTTTAGATAGTAATAACGAAGCAATACCACTCGAAGCAACATTCAAAACAATCTGCCCTTTAGATCTAATTGCAGAAGCCAATGTCTTCCACAAAAAAGTCTTCCCAGTTCCACCATAACCATATACAAAAAACAACCCTCTAGTTTGGCTATCGAGTGCATGCATAATTTCATTAAAAACGTTCGACTGCTCTTCAGTTAGACATTCTTTCATTCGACAAAACTCAGTTTGCAACTCATTTGTGTCTTGCGATAATTCATCGTTGATTAGACGGTTGGTAACTTGAcgtaaagtgtcacacccccaaaatccacctgcggataacacccgcttcgggggcgtgactgaccaggatccagccaccaattataccgaatacttaagttgataacaaaagtaatacttactattcataagcttagcaaatattaagttcagagtttaaagttttaagttcaaaacagtaataagtagcggaagcataagtacagtggtttaaaacaaagttcatgagtcaaaataaggtaacacccaacacaagggtgagcAGACACTACACATctccaagctgcaagctccttcgtcactggttacctgcaaagcatgcagtaaggggtcaacaataatgctgagtgagttcactagttgtccagttttaattaccaaaaactttgtttcaccggttaatttatccgtttatacatgccctggggagctaccccaaaagttagcgactaaactgtttttccaataccgaacactaggtaaccgttgcgtatccgcaggatgccccgatgtcaatgttctatcatcattgacggatttctgagtacattagttcacgcccgtcccaaaccagggcacggtgtgaggctggtaaacacctaaatagcgctatcaactaataacccgttcgcctaacccggcgactaatcggtatttgtagtagggacttgagtgatagagtttcgtttagtgccgttagttgcaatccgtataaacagtaattaaccaaaaaggtttcccaataccagggaaggaaaagtaagttgtgttcccaataactagggaaggtatgaaaatggtatccccttttaccaggggatagggttgtttcagtctcgtgtcccaaaccaccgggacgcatgcttttaagttgtgaactcaccttgggttgctcggtaggtttaggttacttgtcaatcacgttggtcaccacgtcctaacatggttaccggtataggtcaggttcggtatgcAAGTAATCACGTAAGAACATACACAGACACATAACATGCATGCAAGtaatagtcatggggttattgggccggccctaacattcacatattcaaacagaatACAGCagcacataatccagtcaacagatagcccaagttaacacaggcccaataaccaaaagggacagcccactcgcaaccagctggtctcgagtcgcaaccaggtggtctcggcttgtcacgctgtggttgcgagtcgcaaccgtggtctcgagttgtcacgttttggttgcgagtcgcaaccgtcgtagtctcgagtcgcaactgcgcggtttcgacttgtcatgctttggttgcgagtcgcaacggcgtagtttcgagtcggaatgctgtcgttgcgagtcgtaatctgtcactttcatatacacgtgatgatgcagatatgacagtccaaattgtaccaagaattcaggcccattttaggaaacaaccaataatattgcactaacactttgcctaatctgaatgctagtaaagatagatcaaactttgccatttttaaaaccttcaaaccatattcaaacaagttcttcttatgttcatagttttctagggttttcatgccaacaatTCCATATATtcatgaaccaaaaatcacatatttttaacaagatcatgatgctaaacaagaaaacatacattatgtagccgaaatcttatgttaaacatcatcattttgcaagaaacaaagaagcatagttTGGTTAGCCATACATattcttagactaccattttctagtcattttaaacatgtcacaagtatttacacataaatggttttcacatatagtttacttcacaaatcaccctagaatcatgcataatgtttctaaccaagcattttctacttcatatacacaacataagtcctatgcacataatgatgactaaccggttgagaaggagaagaatgagccgaaataaaggaagaagccgaggagatgaagtgtccgaatgagtggtgatgaacttgtccgagtttcttgtccgaaatccttgcttgaaccgaaagaggaagaagagtggtgttgttgttgaaggttgctagttgagagagaatagaagtgttgtgggtttgtgtgttgtaacaaatgagggaaagtgaggagaaggtgggatatatacatggggtgtttcgggttgggcttgggggtttcgacccaaaccggttacggcccaaaggcccactcgagaccaagaggcccactcgcaaccgtccggttgcgagtcatggtctcgggtcgtggtttcggctctcatataaatatatacataatacatacatatcacacatatcatgcaaaaatcacgtttccatttaataatatatatatacacaaaatattacaaggtgatcgttcggaaaaacctcgagtgttacattatccccaagttttaagaactttcgtcccgaaagttgaagcagccactgccaagctagcgtgtttcaccggggtgtcacatcatccccccgttagtttggaatttcgtcccgaaattcggttgtagcttcagtgctggggttttcgtttgggaataactggggatacttggacttcatctggtcctcccgctcccaggtaaactctgggccgcgccgtgagttccaacgaactcgcacaaggggtatctggctacgtttgagggttttgatctctcgatccgtgatctcaatcggttcctcagtaaagtgtagctgttcatcaatagtcagttccttaaaaggaattacaagtgtttcatccgacaaacacttcttcaggttagatacgtgaaaaacgttgtgcactgcactcagctctgcaggcaggtttaatctataagctaccttaccgattttctcggtaatttcgaatggtccaacataccgtggattcagcttgccccgtttaccgaaacggaccacacccttccagggtgagactttaagtagaacccggtccccgacctggaattctagtggtttcctacgcttgtcagcgtagcttttctgacggtcacgagctgccgccatgcgttgcgtgatctgggaaatcttttccgttgtatccaccaccagttctgggcctgtgagttgactatcaccgacttccgcccagcagaggggtgatcggcatttacgaccgtacaatgcctcaaaaggtgccgcctgaatactagtgtggtagctgttgttgtaggagaattccaccagcggtagatgcttctcccagttcttgccaaagtcgatcacacatgctctaagcatgtcttccagggtttggatggtgcgttcagactgcccatccgtttgcgggtggtaagcggtgctcatgtccaaacgtgagccaaaggatttgtgcatagcttgccacaattcggaagtaaaacgagcgtctcggtcggaaataatagaagttggcaccccgtgcctggagactacttcctttaaatagatttctgccaaggtagaaaacttgtctgtttccttaatggccagaaagtgtgcagacttagtcaaacgatctactatcacccagatagtatcattcccgcgttgagatctaggtagccctgtaacaaaatccatggaaatttgctcccatttccatttcgggatttccggttgctgtagtaggcctgctggtttctgatactcgatcttgactcttgcgcaggtcaaacatttgccaacataggctgctatgtgggctttcatgccaggccaccagtatgtggttttcaagtcgtggtacatcttatctgcaccaggatgtactgaataacgggacttatgggcttcgtccatcacaagctctcgtagatctccgtaaagtgggacccaaatgcgccctgccacatagtaggcgccgtcctctttctgttctagttgctgtctcgatcctcgcagggactcagccctgatgtttaccggtttcaaagcttcaatctgagcatttcggatctgggtagggagactagactggatggtaagttgcaatgctcgcacgcgctttggtacagtgtcctttcgactgagggcgtctgccacaacattggccttgcccggatgatacttgatggcgcattcataatcattcagaagttcaacccatcgacgttgtcgcatgtttaattccttctgcttgaagatatgctcgagactcctgtgatcggtgtaaatggtgcacttggtaccgtacaggtaatgtctccatatcttaagcgcaaatatcaccgctcctagttccaagtcgtgtgttgtgtagttcctttcatgtgtcttaagttgtcgagaggcgtaagcaataactttctcgcgttgcatcaacacgcaaccgagcccatgaatagacgcatcgcagtaaaccacaaagtcgtcagttccttcaggtaacgagagaataggagcactgcagaggttatccttaagcctctgaaaagcagattcctgtgcttcattccacttgtaggtgacgcctttctgagtgagtgtggtgaggggttgtgcaatctttgagaatccttgaatgaatctgcggtagtaacctgccaatcccaagaattggcgaacttcagtgggagtcttaggggtaggccaattctttatagcgTCGATCTtcgctgggtcgacgtggattccatccttgttaaccacgtgcccaaggaaatgaacttctcgaagccagaagtcgcatttcgagaacttggcatacagttgctcattgcgaaggagttcgaggataaggcgtaggtgctgttcatgctcttcctgacttttcgagtagatcaagatgtcgtctataaacacaatcacgaacttgtcgaggtagggtttgcatacccggttcatgagatccatgaacactgcaggggcgttggtcattccaaagggcataacgaggaattcataatgaccataacgagttctgaatgcagtcttggaaatatcttcattacggacccttaactgatggtagcctgatcgcagatcaatcttagagtagtagcttgatccttgcaattgatcgaataggtcatcgattcgaggaagagggtaacgattcttgatggtaaccttgttcaactcacgatagtctatgcacattcggaacgtgccatccttcttcttaacaaagagtaccggtgctccccagggtgatgaactaggacggataaatcctttatccaatagttcttgtagttgcgtcgagagttccttcaattctgcgggggctagtcgataaggtgcacgagctataggcgctgctccgggagctagctcgatttggaattcgacctgacgatggggagggagtccaggtaattcctcagggaatacctcggggtagtcacgcactactggaaagtcttcaatcctcttttccttttcctgcgtgttggtaacaagtgctaagatagcggtgtgcccttttcgtaaacacttctgggctttcaagaaagaaataacgccggagatttctccacttttgccaccttgtacaatgaggggtttgccagaacggcgaggaatacgaactgctttctcttgacagaggatctcagcgcgatgcttggataaccaatccataccaataacgacgtcgaagcttccgagagtaacagggaaaaggtcgatactaaatgtctgaccagacaactctagtttgcagcctttgacaacatgtgaggcctcgatgtttctaccattagctaactcgacgacgtgaggagaacttagtaacgaaagcggacgcttaagcttcttactaatacgtagggatacataactagcatcggcaccggaatcaaataacacagaaacataacgatcatcgagtaggaacttacccgtcacaacattggggtcattccttgcttctccagctccaatcacaaaagctcttcctctagcaccattcccagcattgttgttctgattgttgttcccagctccctgattattgttgcggttctgattcagttcaggacaatccttcttaaagtgtccctcagctccacacttaaaacatgcccggttgtttccctgctgctgttgctgttggggttgttgctgattctgtctagctgggaactgacttcgacAATCTTTGGCgtcatgccccatcttgtggcatcgctgacactggcccttgttacatgccccattatggtgtctgttacacttgttgcacttagggtagcttccccggtagccaccctgttgctgggtgcctttgttgttttcggttttcctttgttgtgctggggcctgagtggggttagcatccttgctttgacttccttcccacttacgtttGCTGTCACTGGAAGTTCCGACGGTAGcattgatccttttgggcaacctgccctcttccatggcctgat
This genomic interval carries:
- the LOC110900655 gene encoding ATP-dependent DNA helicase pif1-like, which encodes MTTHVLNIVGSTIEELIERYVELYWIMVSLKITKTNEEWVNKLENALPGDEWRTYLSDWKTRYLEVTLGEFIEKIKERELELQKIRSEATDEEKCKSDENVREVEEQVKEISAIKLEKRAEDVKMTEKCSRYTNELQTEFCRMKECLTEEQSNVFNEIMHALDSQTRGLFFVYGYGGTGKTFLWKTLASAIRSKGQIVLNVASSGIASLLLSKGRTTHSRFKIPINLTEDSMCHIKPNVDVANLLKEAKLIIWDEAPMVHKHAFEALDRTMKDVLSSSMGNHSELLFGGKVIVFGGDFRQILLVIPDVGAQTSNIESIEKFVRWLLDIGEGNVGSENDGEALIEIPEDLAITDSDDPIQSLIDFVYPSILENYKNHGFFSERAILAPKNEVVHEINDRLLSLFPGEEKEYLSSDSICQTEQVLDSFQQDLYSTDNLNALKIVGLPNHRLVLKVGVPVMLLRNIDQQNGLCNGIRLQITFLGKRVIEAEVISGGNIGTRVYIPRISMIPSDKKIPFQFQRKKFPLSVCFAMTINKSQGQSLSKVGLYLKDPVFSLGQLHVALSRVKTREGVKILAFDADGKPSKQTSNMVYKEIFCNL